The DNA region cattttttttttcttacactgtACCGATTTCGGagtgaaatcgtagcatgctgtgattttttttttcctcacaccaAATGCATGACATTGCTATGCAATCTTCAGGCATACAGCAGTCTGACTGAATCAGTGATGTCAGTGCAgactggtgggcgggattatggatGGGAGAGGGGAGACCATGCCCCTTCTCTAATTActaacagtgagctgcttatcagagaaggGACGTGGTCTCCCCTTCCCCCGCCCATGCTCCTGCCCATCCCTCTGCACTGGTGTCACTGATTCATTTAGACCACTATATGCTGTcactctcaggtcaggagagcagattgCCAGTCCTAGGGTTGTGATGTGATCCTCGTGCGAGTAATACGGAAGTCTGCATTCAATCGATTAGTGACGGGGCTGGGGTTGGTGAGCTTGATTAAGCGGGGGTGGAGGAGTGAATATTTATTTGGCATCACCTCTGCTTGACCAGACGGTGTGCATGTAattgtgaaatgaatattcaccccttcccCCACCCGTCCCAGCCAGCGTCGCTGATTGGATGCAGTCAGACTGCTGTGTTACTTGTTTTTGGATCGCAGCACAATCCTCAGACTGGCCGTCTGCTCTCCTGAACTGGGCGTGACATCATGTATTTGtttgcagctgtcacactcgggtcaggagagcggACGGCCAGTttgaggattgcgatgcgatcctcgggCATATGGCAGTCTGAATGAACCAGTAACACCAGTACAAGGGGTGGGCGGGAGTATAGGCAGGTAAAGGGGAGACCAAGCCccttctctgataagcagctcacagtcagtagacaatgtacatagaaagctttGGTGTAGGCCGGGACAACCTTCTGAGCTCTGTTAAATCTAAAAACTGTCACAATTGCTGCATCCAGTAAATTAAGTGACACAGCGTtgaaatcaggctctctgcccctacattatgctgctctcagatgaggcagcaaaagtctggtgacagattccctttaacttaacAACCACGACCTGTAAAGTTGCAGTTTGGGATTGAAGCTCTTCTAACCTAGCAGGAgcaggtcaggactctggctgtcAGACACAGCTAGCGATCCTAGGGAAAAGACAGAAGTGGTTAATTTCCCATATTGTCTTCTATTTTGTTGGATAGATAGTGTTCAATGAGTGCTACGAAGTGAATAGAAGCATCAGCGGTGCCAATGCTTCTGTAGGACCTGGTGCCTACTGATATAGCAAAGCTGCTGGGTCAGAGTACATATGTATGGAagacaaatgaaaaaaaacaaaacacaatataaAAAGTCCCCACAGCAAAAATATTCTTAAATACATCTCAACAGGAAAATTTTTGGGCCTACACTTGTTTGGAAGAGTGATTAGAGATTCCTCACTCGCCACtttaaattaaagggattgtctggactGCAGACTTAGTATGCAAGCTGCGCTGcgaggatggaggatatgtatgagttGTACATACTCCCAGTGGGCGCAGTATATGGATAAATGTGTTCACCAAACAAACATGCCTCTGTTCAGTTCCAGCCCAAACTCTACTCTGCTGAGCTAACCCAGATGCTGTTATCAGGCCTGTAAGCCCCGAGCTGGATTATGGGAATGACTTTTCCCACCAAGACTCTTTTAGTTGCTCCTAAATCCTGGACCTAAAATCCCGTCCAATTAAAACTCAGTAACCTAGTGTTACTAGACTCTACATTACTGAGGCCAACCACCTCTGTGACACATAACTGCCATCCGGGATCTTACCTCCTGCTTTCTTACCCTATTTTAAAGAATAATTTGAAattcattttttctttattaaatggTTCCTATTTGGGATTACTATTTGGTAATTTTTAATCTTTTTGTAGAGGGAAAGTATCACAAACAAATTAAAATTGTCGAAAATGCAACTGGTTATAGCTACGAAAATCTTTTCAAACCCTATGTGGATGAGACACTGACAGAGGTTTGGGTGGAGGATCCTTACATCCGACACATGCATCAAGTAAGTCAAGATATACTGTTAGGTTATGTTCAGACTTGTATGCTtgtaaactattaaaaaaaaatcgcagataTTTGGacaacaattttgcaattttttgttgaatattttattTGGTCCAGCTCAGTCAACTTTATGTAAAGTATGATTAGAGATTAGCAAGGAGGAGCATGATCTACTGAGGTCCAATAAATTTGTTATAATTTATACTACCAAGAGTGATGTAAATTACCACAGAAATGTCTCTGGTGCAGAGCAGCTGAAAGACACAGCAAATTCTATTAACAGGCACCAGTCTTGACGAATTGACCCCCAAATTGTATGCAATAATCACAATTGTGCTACTGTTATTGGTGTTTCAGTAGAAGCAGTTTTAGGAATATTTCCTTGTATTGCAACTTTGTAgtgttctacaacccctggcaaaaattatagaatcaccggtcttggaggatgttcattcatttgtttaattttgtagaaaaaaagcagatcacagacacggCACAAAActcatttcaaatggcaaatttctggctttaagaaacgctaaaagaaatcaagaacataaaatgtggtagtcggtaatggttactttttgtaaccaagcataggggaaaaattatggagtcactcaattatgagggaaaaaattaaggaatcatgaaaaacaagcaaaaacactccaaaacatcactagtattttgttgcaccacctctggcttttataacaactTGCAGTCTGAGGCAtgaacttaatgagtgtcaaacagtactcttcatcaatgtgGCTCCAacgttctctgattgctgttgccagatcagtttTGCAGGTTGGTGCCTTGTCATGGACTATttacttcaacttccaccaaagattttcaattggattgagatccggactatttgcaggccatgacattgaccttatgtgtcttttttcaaggaatgtttgcacagtttttgctctatggcaggatgcgttatcatcttgaaaaatgatttcatcatccccaaacatcctttcaattgatgggataagaaaagagtccaaaatatcaacataaacttgtgcatttatttaagatgtaatgacagccatctccccagtgcctttacctgacatgcagccccatatcatcaatgactgtggaaatttgcatgttctcttcaggcagtcatctttataaatctcattggaacggcaccaaacaaaagttccagcatcatcacctcgcccaatgcagattcacgattcatcactgaatatgactttcatccagtcatccagagtccacaattgcttttccttagcgcattgtaaccttgttttttttctgtttaggtgttaatgatggctttcatttagcttttctatatgtaaatcccatttcctttaggcggtttattATAGTTCCGTcatagacgttgactccagtttccatccattcgttcctcatttgttttgttggggatttcctgttttggagacatgttgctttaagtttccggtcttgacgctttgatgtcttccttggtctaccagtatgtttgcctttaacaaccttcccagcttgtttgtatttggtccagattttagacacagctgactgtgaacagccaacatcttttgcaacattgcgtgatgatttaccctcttttaagagtttgataaccctctcctttgtttcaattgacatatctcgtgttggagccatgattcatgtcggtccacttggtgcaacagctctccaaggtgtgatcactcctttttagatgcagactaacgagcagatctaatttggtgcAGGTGTTAGataagacgaccttttaacccctgaaaatcttcttaaaagtcggggtcatcttatacgccgggtctcGTCTTATAGGGCggctgcatatggtgggtggggggaggagtggtcctgatgacgaagagagggggcgtctcactgggaaggtgtaagtggagtatcccccattacctcattgtagcaaagCAGCGATGTTCTCTGTGCTGGGGCGGCGGCGGTGGCGATGTATCTCTGTGCAGCattggggctccgccggcatttcctcaaagcccggatgcATCGGcaactccattgctgcgatgcggtggcctccggaaaaatggccgctgggggcggcgcatgctcagattcagatgtaTTCTCCCGAGTCTcccgagctgccggtgcctccgggctttgaggaaatggcgGCGAAGCCCTGATGCTGCACAGAAATacgccgccccccagcacagagtccccacacagcaaaaaaaggagcCGCCGCCGCCCCCAGCACGGAGACCCCACGCTGCACATAGAGGAGCCACCGaccccgccccccagcacagagagcatctaGGCTACAATGAGgtcatgggggatactccacttacaccttccctatgagacgccccctctcttcgtcatcgggatcaCTCCACCCCACTATATGCACATTGGTCACCCGCCCTATAAGCTGACacacggcatataagaagacccccgacttttaagaagattttatattttatctagaaaagttggggggtcgtcttatacgcccagtcgtcttatacaactGAAAATacggtaaccattactgactattgcattttttattcttgatttattttagtgtttcttaaagccagaaatttgccatttgaaatgactttagttttgtgccatgtctgtgatctgctttttttctacaaaattaaacaactgaatgaacatcctccaaggccagtgattacataatttttgccaggagctGTACTATCACttaacatacccttaaagggccacgaataaatgtatattttaatcaacagatcttggaataaaaataaacttCACAATTAGATGCGTTTTAAAaagtgttcctgtgctgagatcttataaatgttcccctgctatgatcagaccatgttcctgtacggtcagacacagccattaaacAGTAAGCGGCAGGGGCCCATTTATAAAATTCTCAGCactggaacttttttttttcagcacaACCAATTGTGGAACTTGcagtattattccaagatctgttgactaAAATATCCATTGTTCGTGGCAAAACACCTATAAGTCTAAGGCTAGTGATACGTTCCCACAGGCTTTATACATAGAGGATTTTCCTGCCACAGCATCGATTGTAGAAAATCCTTTGTGTATTACAATAGCAGCGTTGTGAATGAGATTTCATGAAAATCCGCAGCTTTAAAAAATGCAATTCGTCAATTTACTGTATATTGTGGATCTCACATCAGGTTTTACCCTCTTCTGAAAAAAAGTAAATCTAGAAAACATCGGTAACTATAATTGTAGTGTGTTTTTACACAGTCTGACGCTGTCAACGCTGATTTCACTGTcagagtggctgggtgtttcctgtgATTTTTAGGAACGCACCTCGCCACAACATGTGAATCGACCCTGTGGGATCTAAAGTTGTCTACATAGGGATTAATAGAGCAAACCTGTTTCTCCTGCTTCCTCctataagggtaggttcacacgatcGTTTAAAGAAAAAATTGgtgagagtttcatccagaaaatgggacgattttttttctcacttaccATGCGTGTAAAATCCTTTTTATAACACCAACAGCTATTAATCATTTGCAagatcatttacagtttcctatgttacagaactgtAATGTATCCATGCTGTACAGTGGCtctgtatggcatccgatttttttttttttataaacgcacctatagacttgaatgaGGTGAGTCTCATCCCATGTATGGAGGAATGAGAAACTAGGGCATGccgcaattttttgaaaaaaaaaaagacatcgatcaactgcactgccccattgaataaccttGGTCGAGACCAACGCCCAACCCGTGCATTGTGGTCCGACCGAATACAGATATATGAAACCAGCATAACACAGTTATTTATACTGAGtcagttgttaaaaaaaaaaaaagctattacaCTGGGGCAATATTATTCAATGAGGCCGTGCAGATCTTcatattttttctcagctgtattcatcatgagaaaaaaattgcagcatgctggaaGCTCATTCTGAAATCTGatcggtgtgagaaaaaaaaatcacatgtcatATGGACCATCACTGATTTGTACGGATACATTACACTTCTGTAGTATGGGAAACTGTAAATGGCCCTGTAAGATGATTAATAGCTgccgatttaaagggaatctgtcacctactttttcgtatataagttgCGGCCACCAGCATCACGGGCTTATCttcggcattctgtaatgctgtagataagcccccgatgtaacctgaaagatgagaaaatcaggttatattatactcacccaggggcggtctgatcCAATGGGCGTCcgatccgggtccggcgcctcccatcttcatgcgatgacgtcctcttccttgcttcctgtcgtggctcctgcgcaggcaaagtactgcagtgcgcaggtgtcgggaaaggtcagagaggcccagcacctgagcactgtagtactttgctctaccctcaacagggcaaagtacgcctgtgccggagccgcgacagaagcaaggaggatgacgtcatcgcatgaagatggaaggCGTCGAaaacggaccgccccccaggtgagtatgatgtaacttgtttttcttatctttcaggatacaaggGGGGGCttctctacaacattacagaatgctgtagataagcccctgatggcgtggccgaagcttatatacgaaaaagtaggtgacagattccctttaaagagcagATTGAATACGTACAGCACATAGATGATAAGTGATTACACATTCTCCTTGATGAGAATGggatgtatataatgtgtatgtatgtacgcacacacacacatgcatttacatatatatatatatatatatatatatatatatatatacacacacacacacacacacacacacacacacacacacacacacacacacacacacgtgtgagcAAGCCTTTGGAATTGTATTTCTTGCACTTAGTTCATAGTCTTATCTGTGGTTGAATATTGCATCTCGCTTAGATGGTGGAGTGGaagatttatttcatttttttacgtAACTATGTTTTTTCATTTATCTCGCAGTTGTATAACTTTTTACGATTTTGTGAAATGCTCATCAAAGGTCCTTCCAAGGTCAAGAAAATCAGTTTGCTGACTTCAAGAGATGAGGTGAGTTTTTTTTTATTGTCAAATGGAGATGCAGTTAACGTTTTACAATGCAGATTAGTTAAAACGTAATTCCCATTTATGTTTTAATACCTTTTTTTCTTATAGTAAGGAACATTTTTTGTGATAACATAacacaaacaaaaataaatatcTATGATCTTATTTAATCCTACTTTTTAAACTGATTTTAGGAGACTTCATCACGCACTTGCCTGATAGTTAGTATAATACAATGCTGAACTTAAGGGCCTTATAGGAATACAAGAATGGGAGACCTTTATTAGGTCCCCCTGCTTGCATGGAGAGGCTTCAGAATCCCATGTTCGCATTTCCTGGATACTGATGGGGTGACAGAGGAAGACCCTGATTGACCTCTTCAGCTATAGGGTTAATTGACTGTAATTGGAGTTATCCCCAATACCGGCAATTGCATCAGTGTCAGTCTGCACTATCCACAGACATATACAGCAGATTGTGCAAAGTACTTGGTAGGGGTTAATATTACAGTTTATTAATTTTCTGTGAATATTCACTGATTTCTCCTACTTTCCGCCTGCTTTTTTGCACATAAAAACCTTACAGACTTGTTAATGGTGactcacttatttttttttttattaattgtacTAGGAGAATGTTAAAGATCAACAAATGAGCAGCTTGCAGGAGATCAAGAATTCACTACAGGACTTTGGTGTAACGTTAGAGGTCGCTTTTTCTTCATCGATTCATGACCGGGAAATCAGGTAGGAAATGACATGTCATAATATACCCTCATCTATATTATAGCAGTGAGACAAAGGTATCCATATAAAACTGTATAGGTGTGCAGTTCCGTATATGTCTATCTCACGTGGACTGTCACACTTCCAGCAACAAGTGTATAGATTGTAAAGAGCCTTACGTTGTCCTTGTGGAGGAAAGTTATTTCACCCTTTTTTAAAGGGCGAGTCCTGCACTGCTCCCTTCTGCATTAAGAGCTGAGTGGGGCAGGCGATGTCAATGGCATGATGACATCTGTCCCATTCACCTCAATAGTAAGCGGAGTAGGACTAACCCTTCAATGTACATTACAACATGTACTGAAATTTATTTTTTCTCAATGTTTGCAGGTTTAACAATGGCTGGATGATTAAGATTGGAAGAGGCCTTGATTATTTTAAGAAACCTCAGGTAAGTAACATTTCATTTTCAGACCAAGTGTATGCTGTGCCGTTTTTTAAAATGTAACGAGAAAAGAAATCTATGTagactttttttttccccagaatTCCCTCTTTGGACACCCTTCTATCTGTAGCATCAACACCCATGTACACAACTGCATGAGATAGGCTGTTGCTTATGTAAACCAGAGCTTTTGACAAATAGCCCTAACGGAACAATTT from Ranitomeya variabilis isolate aRanVar5 chromosome 3, aRanVar5.hap1, whole genome shotgun sequence includes:
- the MITD1 gene encoding MIT domain-containing protein 1 isoform X3 translates to MSALAGVENSAGAVLRRAVELDGSGRYQESLVCYQEGIELLLQVLKGTKDEAKKTHYRQKLRSYMDRAEQIKHHVVKEKEEGKYHKQIKIVENATGYSYENLFKPYVDETLTEVWVEDPYIRHMHQLYNFLRFCEMLIKGPSKVKKISLLTSRDEENVKDQQMSSLQEIKNSLQDFGVTLEVAFSSSIHDREIRFNNGWMIKIGRGLDYFKKPQNSLFGHPSICSINTHVHNCMR
- the MITD1 gene encoding MIT domain-containing protein 1 isoform X2, which gives rise to MSALAGVENSAGAVLRRAVELDGSGRYQESLVCYQEGIELLLQVLKGTKDEAKKTHYRQKLRSYMDRAEQIKHHVVKEKEEGKYHKQIKIVENATGYSYENLFKPYVDETLTEVWVEDPYIRHMHQLYNFLRFCEMLIKGPSKVKKISLLTSRDEENVKDQQMSSLQEIKNSLQDFGVTLEVAFSSSIHDREIRFNNGWMIKIGRGLDYFKKPQSRFSIGYCDYDLRPCYETSVDIFHNNHTRKT
- the MITD1 gene encoding MIT domain-containing protein 1 isoform X1, with translation MSALAGVENSAGAVLRRAVELDGSGRYQESLVCYQEGIELLLQVLKGTKDEAKKTHYRQKLRSYMDRAEQIKHHVVKEKEEGKYHKQIKIVENATGYSYENLFKPYVDETLTEVWVEDPYIRHMHQLYNFLRFCEMLIKGPSKVKKISLLTSRDEENVKDQQMSSLQEIKNSLQDFGVTLEVAFSSSIHDREIRFNNGWMIKIGRGLDYFKKPQAVSYSVVTDVDSSFHPFVPHLFCCGFPVLKTYCLKFPVWTL
- the MITD1 gene encoding MIT domain-containing protein 1 isoform X4 encodes the protein MPSLLGTKDEAKKTHYRQKLRSYMDRAEQIKHHVVKEKEEGKYHKQIKIVENATGYSYENLFKPYVDETLTEVWVEDPYIRHMHQLYNFLRFCEMLIKGPSKVKKISLLTSRDEENVKDQQMSSLQEIKNSLQDFGVTLEVAFSSSIHDREIRFNNGWMIKIGRGLDYFKKPQAVSYSVVTDVDSSFHPFVPHLFCCGFPVLKTYCLKFPVWTL